One genomic window of Nicotiana sylvestris chromosome 10, ASM39365v2, whole genome shotgun sequence includes the following:
- the LOC104216885 gene encoding UDP-glycosyltransferase 74E2-like: MEEINSKTHVLVLPCPVQGHINPIVQFSKILASKEVKVTILTIDFVCKAMLLDCGPLINIESIPHEAIPVGLENFLEWFQTLMLEKFSGIVEKFGDSEYPVKVVVIDSIISWIIDLAHELGLKVAALHTQPVALSVLYYHIDQEDSTNKIPFECSVPVSLSSLPLLEKEDLPSFICETHAYPIVKRLAFGQNFNFKKADWLYMTVFDWSRIKFNKEKRVVNWLRTQYSIKTIGPVVLSIYLDKEYDSSLTKPHYETCKKWLDSREIGSVIYVSFGSLVSLREKQMEELAFGLIMSNSYFLWVVRDTEENKLPNEFKSKASEKGLIVDWSPQLDVLAHKSIGCFFTHCGWNSTLEALILGVPMVCMPQWVDQPTNAKFISDIWRTGIRVKAGKDGVITREEIASSIKEVMVEKKGVMLKENAIKWKILAKEAIDKGGSSYKNIEEFIEACNALN, encoded by the exons ATGGAAGAAATCAACAGCAAAACTCATGTTTTAGTTCTTCCTTGCCCTGTACAAGGCCACATAAATCCAATTGTTCAATTTTCCAAAATTTTGGCATCAAAAGAAGTTAAGGTGACAATTCTCACTATAGATTTCGTATGCAAAGCCATGCTATTAGATTGTGGCCCATTAATAAACATTGAGTCTATTCCACACGAGGCAATACCAGTAGGACTTGAAAATTTTCTTGAATGGTTCCAAACATTGATGTTGGAAAAATTCAGTGGTATTGTTGAGAAATTTGGTGATTCTGAATATCCTGTGAAAGTTGTCGTAATTGATTCAATTATAAGTTGGATAATTGACTTAGCACATGAGCTAGGTTTAAAAGTGGCTGCACTTCATACACAACCTGTTGCTCTCTCTGTGTTGTACTATCATATCGATCAGGAAGACTCTACTAATAAAATTCCTTTTGAGTGTTCTGTTCCTGTTTCGTTGTCTTCGCTTCCGTTGTTGGAAAAGGAAGATTTGCCTTCTTTTATCTGTGAGACTCATGCATATCCTATTGTTAAAAGACTTGCCTTTGGCCAGAACTTCAATTTCAAGAAAGCAGATTGGCTTTATATGACAGTGTTTGATTGGTCACGCATTAAatttaataaagaaaaaaga GTGGTTAACTGGTTAAGGACACAATATTCAATCAAAACCATTGGACCAGTTGTTCTGTCAATATATCTTGACAAAGAATATGACTCGAGTCTAACCAAGCCACATTATGAAACTTGTAAGAAGTGGCTAGACTCCAGGGAAATTGGCTCAGTTATTTATGTATCATTTGGAAGTTTGGTCAGTCTTAGAGAAAAACAAATGGAGGAATTAGCATTTGGATTAATAATGAGCAATTCCTACTTCTTATGGGTTGTTAGAGATACCGAAGAAAACAAACTTCCAAATGAATTCAAGTCCAAAGCATCAGAAAAAGGACTAATTGTAGATTGGAGTCCTCAACTTGATGTCTTAGCTCATAAATCAATTGGTTGTTTTTTTACTCATTGTGGATGGAATTCGACGCTCGAAGCATTGATTTTGGGAGTGCCAATGGTGTGTATGCCTCAATGGGTAGATCAACCAACTAATGCTAAATTTATTAGTGATATATGGCGAACAGGAATTCGAGTTAAGGCTGGAAAAGATGGTGTAATTACAAGAGAAGAAATAGCAAGTTCAATTAAGGAAGTTATGGTGGAAAAGAAAGGAGTAATGCTAAAAGAGAATGCAATTAAATGGAAAATATTGGCTAAAGAAGCAATAGATAAAGGAGGGAGTTCTTATAAGAATATTGAAGAATTTATTGAAGCTTGTAATGCATTAAACTGA